Proteins encoded together in one Anaerotignum propionicum DSM 1682 window:
- a CDS encoding phospho-sugar mutase — MDYMERYHQWLADPSIDEDTKVELRLIAEDEKEIKERFYKELEFGTGGLRGIIGTGSNRMNFYTVGKATQGLANYIKKQGTQAKGVAIAYDSRHMSPEFARIAGLVLAANGIPAFVYPSLRPTPMLSFAVRRLGCTAGIVVTASHNPPEYNGYKVYWADGAQVVAPRDTDIIDEVNAVTEYGQILRMEQKEAEEKGLYHTIAKEIDRCFDEQVLSQRICPEITEDMGENLTIIYTPIHGSGNEPVRRVLKKAKYKKVFVVPEQEEPDPDFTTVGYPNPEDPNVFTLAKKLSEEKNGDIIVGTDPDCDRVGAMVKDDMGEYVVLTGNMVGALLTEYILSQKAEKGTLPENGVVIKTIVSTELIQPICDFYGVKKIEVLTGFKFIGEKIKEFEETGAYQYLFGFEESYGYLAGTYARDKDAVVATLLLCEMAAYYKKNGMTLYDGVQKLYEKYGYYLDGVKAITLKGLDGVERIQKIMASLRETTPKAFGGKDVVWARDYKTQIFRNLKTGEEEKSPLPISDVLYYILEDGTWLCVRPSGTEPKLKFYIGVKGESLEGAKEKLSALAKDLDEKLASI; from the coding sequence ATGGATTATATGGAAAGATATCACCAATGGTTGGCTGACCCTTCCATCGACGAAGACACAAAGGTGGAGCTTCGCCTGATTGCCGAGGATGAAAAAGAGATTAAGGAACGGTTTTATAAAGAATTGGAATTTGGCACAGGCGGCCTTCGTGGAATTATCGGTACGGGGAGTAACCGAATGAATTTTTACACCGTAGGCAAGGCAACCCAAGGCTTAGCAAATTATATCAAAAAACAAGGCACCCAGGCCAAGGGTGTGGCAATTGCCTATGACTCCAGACATATGTCTCCTGAATTTGCAAGAATTGCAGGCTTAGTTTTGGCGGCAAATGGAATTCCTGCTTTTGTTTACCCCTCATTACGCCCTACACCGATGCTTTCATTCGCAGTAAGACGGTTGGGCTGTACGGCGGGTATCGTGGTTACTGCAAGCCATAATCCTCCTGAATATAATGGGTATAAAGTGTATTGGGCAGATGGTGCCCAAGTGGTTGCACCCAGAGATACAGATATCATTGATGAGGTTAATGCAGTAACAGAGTATGGGCAGATTCTTAGGATGGAACAAAAAGAGGCGGAGGAAAAGGGCCTTTATCATACGATTGCCAAAGAGATTGACCGTTGTTTTGATGAACAGGTGCTATCTCAACGTATTTGTCCTGAAATTACAGAGGACATGGGGGAGAACCTTACCATTATTTATACCCCCATTCACGGTTCAGGAAACGAGCCTGTGCGCCGTGTCTTAAAAAAAGCGAAATATAAAAAAGTGTTTGTGGTTCCTGAACAGGAGGAACCGGATCCCGATTTTACAACGGTAGGCTACCCCAATCCTGAGGATCCCAATGTATTTACCTTGGCGAAGAAGCTTTCTGAAGAAAAAAACGGAGATATCATTGTTGGAACTGACCCGGATTGTGACCGTGTTGGCGCCATGGTAAAGGATGACATGGGAGAATATGTTGTTCTGACAGGTAACATGGTGGGTGCGCTGCTGACAGAATATATTCTTTCTCAGAAGGCAGAGAAGGGTACTTTGCCTGAAAATGGTGTTGTTATTAAGACCATTGTCAGCACTGAATTGATTCAACCTATTTGTGACTTCTATGGTGTTAAAAAAATTGAAGTACTGACAGGCTTTAAATTTATCGGCGAGAAAATCAAGGAATTTGAAGAAACAGGAGCTTATCAATATCTGTTTGGTTTTGAAGAGAGCTATGGGTATTTGGCGGGCACTTACGCAAGGGATAAAGATGCAGTGGTGGCAACGTTACTTCTTTGTGAGATGGCGGCCTATTATAAGAAAAATGGAATGACTCTTTATGACGGAGTGCAAAAGTTATACGAGAAATATGGCTATTATCTGGATGGTGTAAAGGCGATTACGTTAAAGGGCTTGGATGGCGTAGAGAGAATTCAGAAAATCATGGCTTCTCTGCGTGAAACAACACCAAAGGCCTTTGGAGGCAAGGATGTGGTATGGGCAAGGGATTATAAAACCCAGATTTTCCGTAACTTGAAAACAGGGGAAGAAGAAAAAAGTCCATTACCCATTTCAGATGTATTGTATTATATCCTAGAGGATGGCACTTGGCTGTGCGTTCGTCCTTCAGGAACTGAGCCCAAGCTGAAATTTTATATTGGTGTGAAAGGGGAAAGCTTAGAAGGAGCAAAAGAGAAGCTTTCTGCCCTTGCAAAAGACTTGGATGAGAAACTTGCTTCTATCTAA
- the putP gene encoding sodium/proline symporter PutP — MTSAQICIMIAITIYLMAMVAIGIYWSKKNENVGDFYLGGRKLGPFVTAMSAEASDMSSWLLMGLPGVAYLSGIADPAWTAIGLAIGTYINWLVVAKRIRIYTHEANNSITLPDFFSRRYRDDKNILMCIAAVVIIIFFIPYTASGFAACGKLFSSLFGVDYQTAMIISAIVIVGYTATGGFSAASTTDLVQSIVMTIALFVVVIFGIQVAGGLDVVMDNARALPGYLSMNAMYSISENAAAPYGFLTICSTMAWGLGYFGMPHILLRFMAIEDTQKLTLSRRIATVWVVISMIVAIFIGVVGYSMTKVGAVPVLEGSASETIIVRVADLLSHSGIATAFLAGIILAGILAATMSTADSQLLAASSSASHNLLQGFFGIKMSEKKAMNIARCSVVIISIIAAFIARDPASSVFAIVSFAWAGFGAAFGPVVLSALFWRRSNKQGALAGMIAGGAMVFIWKYMVRPLGGAWNIYELLPAFVVSFAAIIIVSLLTKAPEREITDEFDRVNMLCKKNGK, encoded by the coding sequence ATGACATCAGCACAAATCTGCATCATGATTGCCATTACCATCTATTTGATGGCTATGGTTGCTATTGGAATCTATTGGTCCAAAAAGAATGAAAACGTAGGCGATTTTTATTTGGGAGGCAGAAAGCTTGGCCCTTTTGTAACAGCCATGAGTGCCGAGGCCTCTGATATGAGCAGCTGGCTTCTAATGGGTCTGCCGGGTGTTGCATACCTTTCCGGTATTGCAGATCCAGCATGGACAGCAATTGGTCTGGCCATTGGCACTTATATCAACTGGTTGGTGGTGGCCAAACGCATTCGTATTTATACCCATGAGGCAAATAATTCTATCACCCTGCCGGACTTCTTTTCCAGAAGATACCGGGATGATAAAAATATCCTCATGTGTATCGCCGCAGTGGTAATTATTATTTTCTTTATCCCCTACACAGCTTCCGGCTTCGCTGCCTGCGGTAAGCTATTTAGCAGCTTATTTGGGGTGGATTATCAAACAGCAATGATAATCAGTGCCATTGTTATTGTTGGCTACACAGCAACTGGCGGCTTTTCTGCCGCAAGCACAACAGACTTGGTGCAGAGTATCGTAATGACCATTGCACTATTTGTTGTTGTTATCTTTGGTATTCAGGTTGCAGGCGGTTTAGATGTAGTAATGGATAATGCAAGAGCCTTACCCGGTTACTTAAGCATGAATGCAATGTACAGCATTTCTGAGAACGCCGCAGCACCTTATGGTTTTTTGACAATCTGCTCCACAATGGCTTGGGGTCTGGGCTATTTTGGTATGCCTCATATTTTACTGCGTTTTATGGCGATTGAGGATACACAAAAATTAACGCTTTCCCGTCGTATTGCAACAGTTTGGGTAGTCATTTCCATGATTGTTGCCATCTTTATCGGTGTTGTTGGCTACAGTATGACTAAAGTTGGTGCGGTACCCGTTTTGGAAGGCTCCGCATCAGAAACGATTATTGTTCGAGTTGCTGACTTACTGAGTCATAGTGGTATTGCGACAGCCTTCCTTGCAGGCATCATCTTAGCGGGGATTTTGGCTGCTACCATGTCCACTGCGGATTCTCAGCTTTTAGCTGCATCCTCCAGTGCTTCTCACAACCTTCTGCAAGGCTTCTTTGGTATCAAAATGTCTGAGAAAAAAGCAATGAACATTGCCAGATGTTCCGTTGTCATCATCTCAATCATTGCCGCGTTTATTGCAAGAGATCCTGCAAGCTCTGTTTTTGCCATTGTTTCCTTTGCTTGGGCAGGCTTTGGTGCCGCATTTGGCCCTGTTGTACTGAGTGCATTATTCTGGAGACGTTCCAATAAGCAAGGCGCTTTGGCAGGAATGATTGCCGGTGGCGCAATGGTATTCATTTGGAAATACATGGTGAGACCTTTGGGCGGCGCTTGGAATATCTATGAATTGCTTCCCGCATTTGTGGTATCCTTTGCGGCAATCATTATCGTGAGTCTTTTGACCAAGGCACCTGAAAGAGAGATTACAGATGAGTTCGATCGGGTTAATATGCTTTGCAAAAAGAACGGTAAATAA
- a CDS encoding TetR/AcrR family transcriptional regulator, translating to MGKKNSRNTKGKIITAAWKLFYEQGYDATTIEEIVEMSGTSKGSFYHYFGGKDALLGTLSELFDNKYQELIPQLDSQLDSFDKLMFLNQEMFRMIDDSISMDLLARLYSSQLVTSGQKHLLDHNRVYYKLLRQITSEGQQQGELRSNVSVNEFVKAYALCERALIYDWCICNGEYSLCQYAKQMMPLFLAGFRANKTVN from the coding sequence ATGGGGAAAAAAAACAGCCGCAACACAAAAGGTAAAATTATTACAGCGGCTTGGAAGCTGTTTTATGAGCAGGGTTATGATGCTACAACCATTGAAGAAATTGTTGAAATGTCAGGCACCTCAAAAGGTTCTTTCTATCACTATTTCGGCGGAAAAGATGCACTGCTGGGCACCCTTTCAGAACTATTTGATAATAAATATCAAGAATTGATCCCCCAGTTAGATAGTCAATTAGACAGCTTTGATAAGCTCATGTTTTTGAATCAAGAGATGTTTCGCATGATTGACGACAGCATTTCTATGGATTTACTGGCAAGATTATACTCCTCACAGCTTGTTACCAGTGGACAAAAGCATTTACTGGATCACAATCGGGTTTATTATAAGTTATTGCGCCAAATTACATCTGAAGGGCAACAGCAGGGAGAATTGCGTTCTAACGTTTCCGTAAATGAATTTGTAAAGGCCTACGCATTGTGTGAAAGAGCCCTAATTTATGACTGGTGTATCTGCAACGGAGAATATTCCCTTTGCCAATATGCCAAGCAAATGATGCCTCTGTTTTTAGCAGGTTTTCGAGCAAATAAGACAGTTAATTAA
- a CDS encoding Card1-like endonuclease domain-containing protein: MVPTELLIEFYDKDVLKNIVAPLTLRPEKVLYLFDNNMQDMMVFSALKKCLSRNIPGIKVEHFPIDISSVDKISRQISRVLDRFKVEECAIDLTGGSELMLLAGYQAGTKFNLPLLHTDLANKSITNLLDDSMVAKIVPLTLEDFIDAKGACFIGESHRPPSEERFSIIEEMARFLFERLTDWKYTCSFMQTVATRTLPHELFMESKWNIHMKNGKPVYPDRVILEKFQCMGFIHSLLIEGEYVQFAFHSVEDKQYCISYGVWLELYVYIAAKKAGVFHDVKLGTMIDWNAYDNITVAGNEIDVILMDDSLPVFISCKLRDADTAALNELLIAKKRLGGWFSKGIIITYGKERKGNTGTYKRAQELGLELLDATDIMAEDFGQRLVKAIREHDLVSLKWKKI, translated from the coding sequence ATGGTTCCCACGGAACTTCTCATTGAATTTTATGATAAAGATGTTTTAAAGAACATTGTTGCACCGTTAACGCTGCGTCCTGAGAAAGTTCTTTACCTTTTTGATAATAATATGCAAGATATGATGGTTTTCTCAGCATTAAAAAAATGTTTGTCCCGAAATATCCCGGGCATCAAGGTGGAACACTTCCCCATTGATATTTCCTCCGTTGACAAAATTTCCCGCCAAATCAGTAGAGTTCTTGACCGTTTTAAGGTTGAAGAATGTGCCATTGATTTAACAGGGGGCAGTGAATTGATGCTTTTGGCTGGATATCAAGCAGGAACCAAGTTCAATCTTCCCCTCCTGCATACGGATCTGGCAAATAAAAGCATTACCAATTTATTGGATGACAGTATGGTGGCAAAAATAGTACCATTGACCTTGGAGGACTTTATTGACGCAAAGGGCGCCTGCTTTATCGGTGAATCCCACCGTCCCCCTTCTGAGGAACGTTTTTCGATAATCGAGGAAATGGCTCGATTTTTATTTGAACGCTTGACAGATTGGAAATATACCTGTAGCTTTATGCAGACCGTTGCCACCAGAACCCTCCCCCATGAACTTTTTATGGAGAGCAAATGGAACATACATATGAAAAACGGTAAGCCCGTTTATCCGGATCGGGTAATTTTAGAAAAATTTCAATGTATGGGCTTTATTCATAGTCTTCTGATAGAGGGAGAGTATGTTCAATTCGCCTTTCACTCTGTTGAAGATAAGCAGTACTGCATCAGCTACGGTGTTTGGCTTGAGCTTTATGTATATATTGCCGCAAAAAAAGCCGGTGTATTTCATGATGTAAAGCTAGGAACCATGATTGATTGGAACGCCTATGATAACATTACTGTGGCAGGAAACGAAATTGATGTGATCTTAATGGATGACTCCTTACCTGTATTTATATCTTGCAAACTGCGGGATGCGGATACAGCAGCGCTAAATGAGCTTTTGATTGCAAAAAAACGCCTTGGCGGCTGGTTTTCAAAAGGTATTATTATTACCTACGGCAAAGAAAGAAAAGGGAATACCGGCACCTATAAAAGAGCGCAAGAACTGGGTTTAGAGCTTCTAGATGCAACAGATATCATGGCGGAAGATTTCGGTCAACGCTTGGTAAAGGCCATACGGGAGCATGATTTGGTTAGTTTGAAATGGAAAAAGATTTAA
- a CDS encoding GerW family sporulation protein has product MGKDFKESVDVLFNKVEDLVSTKTVVGEAITIGDLTLLPLIEVAVGAGAGAKENVNAAGGVGARITPSAVLVIQNGSVQTINVKNQDAVSKLIDMAPGVVNKLNFGAVFGNRDKKEPQEDVKFEEEVIIEEFEK; this is encoded by the coding sequence ATGGGTAAAGATTTTAAGGAATCTGTAGACGTACTTTTTAATAAAGTGGAAGATTTGGTTTCCACAAAAACCGTAGTGGGCGAGGCAATCACCATCGGCGATTTAACCCTTCTGCCTCTGATTGAAGTGGCGGTAGGCGCAGGCGCCGGTGCAAAGGAAAATGTCAACGCAGCCGGAGGCGTAGGTGCAAGAATCACTCCCTCTGCCGTTCTGGTCATTCAAAACGGAAGTGTACAAACCATCAATGTCAAAAATCAGGATGCTGTCAGCAAGCTGATTGACATGGCTCCAGGTGTGGTAAATAAACTAAACTTCGGGGCAGTTTTCGGAAACAGAGATAAAAAAGAACCTCAAGAAGATGTGAAATTTGAAGAAGAGGTCATCATCGAAGAGTTTGAAAAATAA
- a CDS encoding TIGR01906 family membrane protein, protein MTALYKGMGFFTGIALMVILLISSTEFVAYYMNGYFEKEYTKYQVTEEISIEMDDLLNVTDEMMDYLKGNREDLVIYTKIGNTEREFFNAKEKKHMQDVRKLFLDAQKIRFGAILFTILVSVWLLYLKKGRYLLKGIQWGIFGFMTLIGILAGLMAYNFNRYFTLFHLLLFNNDDWILNPNTDLLINIVPEGFFRDTAFWIAGLFIAGALLIWLMAWILLKGIKTGE, encoded by the coding sequence ATGACGGCGCTTTATAAAGGAATGGGCTTTTTCACAGGCATCGCACTTATGGTTATTTTACTAATCAGTTCCACGGAGTTTGTGGCTTATTACATGAACGGTTATTTTGAAAAAGAATATACAAAATATCAGGTTACGGAAGAAATTTCTATTGAAATGGACGATTTGCTCAATGTAACCGATGAAATGATGGACTATTTAAAAGGTAATCGTGAAGACTTGGTGATTTATACAAAAATTGGAAATACAGAACGTGAGTTTTTTAATGCCAAGGAAAAAAAACATATGCAAGATGTGCGGAAATTGTTCCTTGATGCCCAGAAAATACGCTTTGGAGCAATTCTATTTACGATTCTTGTTTCAGTGTGGCTGTTGTATTTGAAAAAAGGTCGCTATCTTCTCAAGGGAATTCAATGGGGCATCTTTGGTTTTATGACTTTAATCGGAATATTGGCAGGGCTTATGGCCTATAATTTCAATCGGTATTTTACACTGTTTCATCTTTTACTTTTTAATAATGATGATTGGATTTTAAACCCAAATACGGATTTACTGATAAATATTGTACCCGAGGGCTTTTTTCGGGATACCGCTTTCTGGATTGCAGGGCTGTTCATTGCAGGTGCCCTTCTTATCTGGTTAATGGCTTGGATTTTGTTAAAGGGCATAAAGACAGGGGAATAA
- a CDS encoding sulfite exporter TauE/SafE family protein, whose amino-acid sequence MIWVVVIGFVSGIISGMGIGGGTILIPALIFLLQLNQHQAQGVNLIYFIPTAVVALITHTKNKNVLWKTTKSLAVLGLAGAAAGSLLAVSMDADLLRKIFGGFLFFMGLSEVFKKKTKKEGYVSMNKDEFSKLKLKFIQADLNEKIAIYTQTPGLTTPQYKELLHHYPYDQISKLEAALQ is encoded by the coding sequence ATGATTTGGGTAGTGGTAATTGGTTTTGTCTCCGGTATTATTAGCGGCATGGGTATCGGCGGTGGAACAATTTTGATTCCAGCATTAATCTTTCTCCTTCAACTGAATCAGCATCAGGCACAGGGTGTGAACTTGATTTACTTTATCCCAACAGCCGTTGTTGCACTCATTACCCACACAAAAAATAAAAATGTTTTGTGGAAAACAACAAAGTCATTGGCAGTGCTTGGTCTTGCGGGGGCTGCGGCAGGTTCTCTTTTAGCCGTTTCCATGGATGCCGATTTACTACGTAAAATTTTTGGTGGCTTTTTGTTTTTTATGGGACTCAGTGAAGTATTTAAAAAGAAAACAAAGAAAGAAGGCTATGTAAGTATGAACAAAGATGAATTTTCAAAATTAAAACTTAAGTTTATTCAGGCAGATTTAAACGAAAAAATTGCAATTTACACCCAAACTCCTGGGTTAACAACACCTCAATATAAAGAGCTATTACACCACTATCCCTACGATCAAATTTCCAAACTGGAAGCCGCCCTTCAATAG
- a CDS encoding sulfite exporter TauE/SafE family protein: protein MHKKGKQIVIGLITGFANGLFGSGGGTIVVPAMERFLDVEEHKAHATAISIILPLSLLSLIIYCWKTDVAWSIALWASAGGIAGGFVGARLLSKLSGIWLHRIFGLFMIVAAVRMIL, encoded by the coding sequence ATGCACAAAAAAGGGAAGCAAATAGTCATCGGCTTAATCACAGGGTTTGCCAACGGCTTATTTGGCTCTGGCGGCGGAACCATTGTTGTACCGGCAATGGAGCGCTTTTTGGACGTTGAGGAGCATAAGGCCCATGCTACTGCAATCAGCATCATTCTGCCCTTATCCCTTCTGTCATTGATTATTTATTGCTGGAAAACAGATGTGGCTTGGAGCATTGCCCTATGGGCATCAGCAGGGGGAATTGCAGGAGGCTTTGTTGGAGCACGATTATTATCTAAGCTCAGTGGAATCTGGCTGCATCGAATCTTCGGTCTATTTATGATTGTGGCGGCAGTGAGGATGATACTATGA
- the malQ gene encoding 4-alpha-glucanotransferase — translation MFESRKSGILLHPSSIPSPFGIGDFGRDAYRFIDELAAAKQTLWQILPLCPVDSGGSPYQSTSAFAGEPLFISVDFLVDEGLLSQNEVEAKKLATFHRTDYSVARELKMPLLRRAFENFRKEEYPKAYEEFLEENKVWLEDYALFMAIKAFFIEKRKEDDKDLLEFNRDTEGFLSEEKVRGYFYSACWCSFPKELRERKAETIVKWRELLTNNIQWECFLQYLFHKQWRVLKSYANENKIQIIGDAPIFVSYDSADVWANQKAFQLNGLGFPTVVAGVPPDYFSETGQLWGNPLYQWKYHEKTGYQWWTSRIRKALEDMDILRIDHFRGFESYWEIPFDAVDAREGQWVKGPGKKLFRRLEKALGELPLIAEDLGIITEEVHKLREKTGFPGMRVLQFAFGQDKNHPYLPHSFNQNTVVYTGTHDNNTTLGWYENAAEKEKDHFRRYMNVTGEAPNWDMIRLAFSSPAQLAIIPLQDVLGLGQEYRMNQPGTTEGNWSFAFDWDMWNDGCTEGLKYLSRLFGRNHG, via the coding sequence ATGTTTGAAAGCAGAAAAAGCGGAATTCTTTTACATCCCTCTTCCATTCCCTCGCCCTTTGGTATTGGAGATTTTGGTAGAGATGCATATCGATTTATAGATGAGTTGGCGGCGGCAAAGCAAACCCTATGGCAGATATTGCCCCTTTGTCCAGTGGATAGTGGTGGGTCGCCTTATCAGAGCACATCTGCTTTTGCAGGGGAGCCTTTGTTCATAAGCGTGGATTTTTTGGTAGATGAGGGCTTGCTTTCTCAAAATGAGGTGGAAGCAAAGAAGTTGGCAACTTTCCATCGTACAGATTACTCTGTAGCAAGGGAATTGAAAATGCCGTTATTGCGAAGGGCATTTGAGAATTTTAGAAAAGAAGAATATCCCAAAGCATATGAAGAATTTTTGGAGGAAAATAAAGTTTGGCTGGAGGACTACGCACTTTTTATGGCCATAAAAGCGTTCTTTATTGAGAAAAGAAAGGAAGATGATAAAGATCTTCTGGAATTTAATCGGGATACTGAGGGATTTTTATCAGAGGAGAAGGTGAGAGGATATTTCTATTCAGCTTGCTGGTGCTCCTTCCCGAAAGAGCTCAGAGAGCGTAAAGCAGAAACCATTGTAAAGTGGCGGGAATTGTTGACGAATAACATACAATGGGAATGTTTTTTGCAATACTTATTCCATAAGCAATGGCGTGTCCTAAAAAGCTATGCCAATGAAAATAAAATACAAATCATTGGGGATGCGCCTATTTTTGTTTCCTATGACAGTGCTGATGTTTGGGCGAACCAAAAGGCATTTCAATTAAATGGCTTGGGCTTTCCTACCGTGGTGGCAGGGGTGCCACCGGATTATTTCAGCGAAACGGGTCAGCTATGGGGAAACCCTCTATATCAGTGGAAATATCACGAAAAAACAGGGTATCAATGGTGGACTTCACGTATCCGCAAGGCCTTGGAGGATATGGACATTTTGCGAATAGACCATTTTAGGGGCTTTGAATCCTATTGGGAGATTCCTTTTGATGCGGTGGACGCCCGAGAGGGACAATGGGTAAAAGGCCCTGGTAAAAAACTGTTCCGCAGGCTGGAAAAGGCGTTGGGAGAATTGCCCTTGATTGCTGAAGATTTAGGAATTATTACAGAAGAAGTTCATAAGCTAAGGGAAAAAACAGGATTTCCCGGTATGCGTGTTTTACAGTTTGCCTTTGGACAGGATAAAAATCACCCTTATTTACCCCATTCCTTTAATCAAAATACGGTAGTCTATACAGGCACCCATGATAATAATACCACCTTGGGCTGGTATGAAAATGCAGCAGAAAAAGAAAAGGATCATTTTCGCAGATATATGAATGTCACGGGTGAAGCCCCTAATTGGGATATGATTCGACTTGCTTTTTCTTCTCCCGCGCAATTGGCTATTATTCCGTTGCAGGATGTATTGGGGCTGGGGCAGGAATATCGTATGAATCAGCCGGGAACAACGGAGGGGAATTGGTCCTTTGCCTTTGATTGGGATATGTGGAATGATGGCTGTACAGAAGGGCTGAAATATCTTTCTCGTTTGTTCGGAAGAAACCATGGTTAG
- the asnB gene encoding asparagine synthase (glutamine-hydrolyzing): MCGICGFTGRLATSEEVLENMKNKIIHRGPDSGGSYIDDGVSMGFRRLSIIDLEGGHQPIYNETKDMVITFNGEIYNYQELREELIAKGHVMGSNADTEVLLHGYEEYGEDLLPKLRGMFTFVLWDAKNKTFFGARDFFGIKPFYYAMQDGQMIYGSEIKSILEYPSFKKEVNTEALENYLTFQFSVLPETFFKGVFRLMPAHCFTFKNGELKIKRYWEPKFQNNENKSLDEFIEEIDAAMQDSVKKHKISDVEVGSFLSSGVDSSYVAASFHGDKTFTVGFDYEKYNEIDYAKALSEKIGIENHSKLITTEEYWDTLGKVQYHMDEPLADPSAIALYFVSQTAAKHVKVALSGEGADEFFGGYNIYREPHDLRPLTRLPRPIRKGLGAIAKCLPKMKGKNYLIRGSKDLQERFIGNAFMLTEEERERILKKPTGKYHHAVLTRPFYDKVKDQDEVTQMQYIDIHFWLIGDILLKADKMSMAHSLEVRVPFLDRIVFDVARTIPTKYKVNEENTKYAMRQAAHRYLPDMVAEKKKLGFPVPIRIWLKEDKYYQIVKDAFTSKAAQNFFKTEEIVKYLEEHREGKADNSRKIWTIFMFLVWHKQYFEETA; this comes from the coding sequence ATGTGTGGTATTTGCGGTTTTACCGGCCGTTTGGCAACATCGGAAGAAGTTCTGGAAAACATGAAAAATAAAATCATTCATCGTGGGCCAGACAGCGGCGGTTCTTACATTGATGACGGCGTATCCATGGGCTTTCGCCGCTTGAGTATCATCGACTTAGAAGGCGGCCATCAGCCCATTTATAATGAAACAAAGGATATGGTTATTACCTTTAACGGGGAGATTTATAACTATCAGGAGCTAAGGGAGGAATTAATCGCCAAAGGCCATGTGATGGGAAGCAACGCCGATACAGAGGTGCTCCTTCATGGCTATGAGGAGTATGGCGAGGATTTGCTTCCAAAACTTCGGGGGATGTTTACTTTCGTTCTTTGGGATGCAAAAAATAAAACCTTTTTTGGCGCAAGGGATTTCTTTGGTATCAAACCATTTTATTATGCAATGCAAGACGGCCAAATGATTTACGGTTCTGAAATCAAAAGTATTCTGGAATACCCGAGCTTTAAAAAAGAGGTAAATACGGAGGCATTGGAAAATTATTTGACTTTTCAATTCAGTGTTTTGCCGGAAACCTTTTTTAAAGGTGTATTCCGCCTAATGCCTGCCCATTGCTTTACCTTTAAAAATGGTGAACTGAAAATCAAACGTTATTGGGAGCCTAAATTCCAAAATAACGAAAACAAATCTTTAGATGAATTTATTGAAGAAATTGATGCTGCCATGCAGGATTCTGTGAAAAAGCATAAAATTAGTGATGTTGAGGTTGGTTCTTTCCTCTCCAGCGGCGTAGACAGTTCTTATGTTGCTGCATCATTCCATGGGGACAAGACCTTTACCGTAGGCTTTGATTATGAAAAATACAATGAGATTGATTATGCAAAAGCGTTGTCTGAAAAAATCGGTATTGAGAATCACAGCAAGCTGATTACCACTGAGGAATATTGGGATACCTTGGGAAAGGTTCAATATCATATGGACGAGCCTTTGGCAGACCCTTCTGCCATTGCCCTATATTTTGTGAGCCAGACAGCGGCGAAACACGTGAAGGTTGCCCTCAGCGGAGAAGGGGCGGATGAATTTTTTGGCGGATATAATATTTACAGAGAACCCCATGATTTACGTCCATTGACCCGTTTACCAAGGCCCATTCGTAAGGGATTAGGCGCCATTGCCAAATGCTTGCCAAAGATGAAGGGGAAAAACTACTTGATTCGTGGCAGTAAGGATTTGCAGGAGCGTTTTATCGGAAATGCCTTTATGCTAACGGAGGAAGAACGGGAGCGTATTTTGAAGAAGCCTACAGGGAAGTATCATCATGCTGTTTTGACAAGACCCTTTTATGATAAAGTGAAGGATCAGGATGAAGTGACTCAAATGCAGTATATAGACATTCATTTTTGGCTGATTGGAGATATTCTGCTGAAGGCGGATAAAATGAGTATGGCCCATTCCTTAGAGGTGCGTGTGCCCTTCTTGGATCGTATCGTTTTTGATGTTGCCCGCACCATTCCTACAAAATATAAGGTGAATGAGGAAAATACCAAATATGCTATGCGACAGGCGGCTCACCGATATTTACCCGATATGGTTGCAGAGAAGAAGAAGCTTGGTTTCCCTGTGCCCATTCGCATTTGGTTGAAGGAAGATAAGTATTATCAGATTGTAAAGGATGCCTTTACCTCCAAAGCGGCGCAGAATTTCTTTAAAACAGAGGAAATCGTGAAGTATTTGGAGGAGCATAGAGAAGGGAAAGCGGATAATAGCCGTAAAATTTGGACCATCTTTATGTTTTTAGTATGGCATAAGCAATATTTTGAAGAAACCGCATAA